CAGAGAATACCCAAGATGAAAAAGAAAGCAAAGCGCGGCGCAAGGGGGCTGGATCAGGCTTAAAGGAACATTCGGTGCAATCCTTAAAAAAACGCCCGCACCAGCAACAATAGATTGACAATTTCTCATAATACTGTCACGACTACCCCTAAGTTTGACGGCAAGACTTTTTTAGATAGAACGTACAGGCAAGATTGTCCGGTTTTGGAGAAACGAACGTGAGCGTCGCCTCTCCCAAGATAGTTCCTCCCTTTTAAATTTGCACTTCGGACGAAACCCCCACGGGTAAAGAACTCATGGGATACTACACACAAACATGAATGAGGAAAATCATGGCCACAGGTACAGTAAAATGGTTCAACAAAATGAAGGGATTCGGGTTTCTGACCAATGACGAGACCGGAAGCGATGTCTTCGTTCATATCAGCGCCGTCGAAAAAGCGGGCTACGATAACCTGAACGAGGGACAGAAACTGAGTTTCGATATTCAGAGAGATCCCAAGAAAAACAAGGAAAGCGCTGCTAACCTGAAAAAGATTGCATAGGGCATGACCACCGTTCAGGCCTACCAGTTCAAGCGCTTCGGCGAACCCGACGTGCTCGAACTGGGAACACTCGACCTGCCGACCCTCGGGGACAATCAGGTCATAGTGATCATCAAGGCTGTGGCGGTCAACCCGACCGATTGCAAGATAAGAAAAGGCCGTCTCAAGGAGATCAACGGGACTCACTTCCCCATGTATACGGGAACGGATTTCTGTGGTGTCGTGGATGAGATCGGCTCCGAGGTCTCCGGCTTTAAGGCCGGAGACTTTGTTTACGGCTCTGTGAATTACAAAACCCTTGGGGGCGCAATGGCCGAAAAGGTCATGACCGCCGAAGCCAATATCGCCCTAAAGCCTGAAAAAATCAGCTATATGGAAGCCGCAGGCTCGATAAGCCCGGCACTGGAAGCCTTTCAGGCCATCAGCGCCTGCCACAACACCGGCGAAGGCCGCCGCATTTTTATCAACGGCGCCACCAACAACACCGGAATGTTCGCCGTCCAGTTCGCCAAAATGGTCGGGCTAGATGTCACGGTATCCTCAAGCAAGAATGCCCTAAAAGCCCTAAAGTCGATGGGCGCCGACGATGCCTTTCATTACAGCGAAAGAAACCTCTCGGATTTCAGCAACGCTTTCGATTACCTGCTGGACCTTATAGGCTCCTTCACAACCTTTGCTGCTGCCAAACCCATGCTCAAGCCGGAGGGCAAACTGATCACCACCGCACATCTTCCGGGCTTGTCGGAAGACAGGAACGTGATCCTGATTGACGTTCACAACTCCGGCAAGCAGTTGCAGCTTTTCTCCCGCCTGTTCGATTTGGGCGAGATCAGATGCGCCCCGGTCAGGAAATATACATTTGAAGAGGTCGCTCAGGCCCATACACAGGTCGAAAGCGGCGAGTTTATCGGCAATACGATAATCACGCTGAACAGTTGATCGAACCCTGCTATAATTGGAACCGCAATTATAGCACCGGGATCGGCCTTGGAGAAAAATAACCAGATTTATTTCGCCCTTTGTGAAGACGGAACACTGGACATCTTTGAATCAATCCACGAAATCCGCAAGCAATGCGAAGGCATAGACGTCGAAAGCGGCGTCTGGGACTTTTTCGACCACACGGGAAAGCCTTTGACCCCCCTCTTCCACACCCCCAACCGCATCAAAAAGCACCTCTTCGGCCTGCTGACTAGCATCACCTCCTCCCAGCACTTCGATCTCGTACCCCAGGAAGACGGCGGCCAGCCGCAACTTTTAAACCTCCTGACCGAAAAGACGATCCTGAATCCGAATAAATTCTTCAAGGATATTTCAGAAATAGAAGATTATGCAAAAAAGCAACAAACTGAATGATTGAAAAAGAACGCCTGCATAGACAAATTGGCTCAATGGCAATAATCTGACACCATGACAACCATGCACAAAGGCCGACTGGAAGCGTTCAGCGACGGGGTTCTGGCCATCATCATCACGATTATGGTGCTGGAGTTGAAGGTTCCGCATGGAGACTCCTTCGCGGCTCTCGTCCCGCTCCTGCCCGTCTTTCTCAGCTACGTCCTGAGCTTTGTTTATATTGCGATCTACTGGAACAACCACCACCATATGTTTCAGACCGTCCAGCGCGTCAACGGCGCGATCCTCTGGGCCAATATGCACCTCCTGTTCTGGCTCTCGCTCGTGCCGTTCGTCACGGGCTGGATGGGCGAAAACAATTTCGCTCCCCTGCCCTGCGCCTTTTATGGAATTGTCCTGCTGATGGCCGCAGTGTCGTATTTCATTCTGCAATTCACGATTGTCGCCGAACACGGCCGCGACTCTCTTCTGGCCAAGGCGGTCGGCCGTGATATCAAAGGCAAACTATCCCTTGCCGCCTATGTTTTGGGCATCGCAGCCTCGTTCATCAGCGTCTGGATCGCGATGGCCCTTTATGTGGCGGTCGCACTCATCTGGCTGATCCCCGACCGACGCATTGAAAAATCCCTGCGGTCCGGCTAGAATGATGGTTATCTCTTTTAGGAGCCGAAGAATATGAACAGGATAGCCGCACCCCTTTTAGTTTTCTGTCTGCTCGGCATAGCAGTTTCTGCCCCCGCCGCCAGAGCCAACGAACCCGTGATGTGTACCATGGAGGCCAAGCTCTGCCCGGACGGCAGCTACGTCTCCCGCACCGGCCCGAACTGCGAATTCGCCCCTTGCCCCGGCGAGGGCGGCCAGACGCAACCCGCGCCCATCCCTGTCCCGCCGCCGCCTGACCGCATCGGCGAACCTGGACCCGGAGGCGTACCTGGAGGTACTCCCGGCTTTGCCCCCGGAAACCCCGGCCCGGACAATTCCGGCGAAGAATAACGGCAAAATACTCCTTGCCTTTCCCCGTAGCGGGTGTATGCGTATCCCTTGAAATACGGGAAACGATGACTTCTTTACGCCAGATTATTGATGTGTTTTCAGGGCCAAAGCCCTTCAACATCGTCCTGCCTGTCGTCATGATCTATCTCGTGGCCGGAACCGTCGCGCAAAAATATATCGGCCTCTACGCCGCCACACGGATGTTCTTTTCTTCGCCGATCCTCTGGCTCGGCCCATTGCCCCTGCCAGGCTTTCCCGTCTTTCTCGCGATAATTACGGTCAATCTCACCCTCAAACTGATTTATAAAAGCCCATGGACAAAGGAAAAGTCCGGCATCGTCGTCACACATCTAGGCGCCTTGCTGCTGCTTCTGGGCGGCCTGTTCACGTCCCTGTTCAGCGCGGAAGCTTATCTCGATCTGCTGCCGGGTGAGGAAAAATCCATCGTCTCCGATTATCACGACCGCGAATTCGTATTTCTCAACGCAAAAGGGCAGGCTCTCCGGTCCTTTCCGGCAAACGGATTGGACGTCGGCAAAACCCTGCGGATTTCAGACCCGCCTCTGGTGATAAAAATTCTCGAAAGCTGCGGCAACTGCTCTATCGTCGCCCGTGAAGACACGAGCGGAGACTTTAAAGGCATGGCCGCAAACATGAGCCTCAAACCAGCGCCTCTGAAAATGCAGGATGAGGAAAATCTCACCGGCGCGACATTCTCGATACAAGGATCAAGCGATGACGGAAATTATCTCGTCCTCGACGAAGTTCCCAAACTCCCCGAGATCAGGGTGGATAAAGAAATCTTCCGCTTTGCCCTGCGGAAAACACAGCGCCCGCTGCCTTTTACAGTCAAGCTTTTGGAGTTCCGGCGCGATCTGCACCCCGGCACCGAAATGGCCCGCGCCTATGAATCCCGTGTGGAGATCATCGACGGCCCCTCCCGCTGGGAAACGGTCATCAGCATGAACCAGCCACTGCGCTACAAGGGCTATACGTTTTTCCAGTCCTCCTTCGTCCAGACACCCGCGGGGGAAATGTCGGTTCTGGCGGTGGTTCACAATGTCGGACGCATCTTCCCCTATCTTTCAGGCATCCTGATGTGCCTCGGCTTGATCCTTCATCTATTGATGGGTCGCAGAAAAAAAAGCAAAGCCATGGTTCTGGCCTTATGCCTCATGACTCAATTCGGTCATCCGGCATGGGCGGATGACAAGGTGCAAAAACTAACAGTAGACAACCTTGCCCTGCTGCCCGTCCTGCATGAGGGACGGATCAAGCCACTGGAAAGCTTCGCCCGGGCCCATCTGAAAAGATTCTCGGGCCGCGACAGCCTGCCGGACATGAACGCCCTCGGATGGTTGACGGAAACGCTCTTCGATCCCGCCCGCGCCGAAACCCGCCCGGTCTTTAAGATCAATAATCCGGAGATTCGGGCATTGCTCGGCCTGTCCCTAAGTGAAAACCATCTCTACAGTTTTAAGGAAATCTCCGAAAAGCTCGGCACCAAACAGAAACTCATCACCGATATTATCAACGCGCCGCAGGAAAGCTGGACACCCGCTCAAAAAGATATGATTGCCCTGCAGGAAAATATCGTCCTCA
The sequence above is drawn from the Alphaproteobacteria bacterium genome and encodes:
- a CDS encoding cold-shock protein: MATGTVKWFNKMKGFGFLTNDETGSDVFVHISAVEKAGYDNLNEGQKLSFDIQRDPKKNKESAANLKKIA
- a CDS encoding NADP-dependent oxidoreductase; translation: MTTVQAYQFKRFGEPDVLELGTLDLPTLGDNQVIVIIKAVAVNPTDCKIRKGRLKEINGTHFPMYTGTDFCGVVDEIGSEVSGFKAGDFVYGSVNYKTLGGAMAEKVMTAEANIALKPEKISYMEAAGSISPALEAFQAISACHNTGEGRRIFINGATNNTGMFAVQFAKMVGLDVTVSSSKNALKALKSMGADDAFHYSERNLSDFSNAFDYLLDLIGSFTTFAAAKPMLKPEGKLITTAHLPGLSEDRNVILIDVHNSGKQLQLFSRLFDLGEIRCAPVRKYTFEEVAQAHTQVESGEFIGNTIITLNS
- a CDS encoding DUF1211 domain-containing protein, producing MHKGRLEAFSDGVLAIIITIMVLELKVPHGDSFAALVPLLPVFLSYVLSFVYIAIYWNNHHHMFQTVQRVNGAILWANMHLLFWLSLVPFVTGWMGENNFAPLPCAFYGIVLLMAAVSYFILQFTIVAEHGRDSLLAKAVGRDIKGKLSLAAYVLGIAASFISVWIAMALYVAVALIWLIPDRRIEKSLRSG
- a CDS encoding cytochrome c biogenesis protein ResB; the encoded protein is MTSLRQIIDVFSGPKPFNIVLPVVMIYLVAGTVAQKYIGLYAATRMFFSSPILWLGPLPLPGFPVFLAIITVNLTLKLIYKSPWTKEKSGIVVTHLGALLLLLGGLFTSLFSAEAYLDLLPGEEKSIVSDYHDREFVFLNAKGQALRSFPANGLDVGKTLRISDPPLVIKILESCGNCSIVAREDTSGDFKGMAANMSLKPAPLKMQDEENLTGATFSIQGSSDDGNYLVLDEVPKLPEIRVDKEIFRFALRKTQRPLPFTVKLLEFRRDLHPGTEMARAYESRVEIIDGPSRWETVISMNQPLRYKGYTFFQSSFVQTPAGEMSVLAVVHNVGRIFPYLSGILMCLGLILHLLMGRRKKSKAMVLALCLMTQFGHPAWADDKVQKLTVDNLALLPVLHEGRIKPLESFARAHLKRFSGRDSLPDMNALGWLTETLFDPARAETRPVFKINNPEIRALLGLSLSENHLYSFKEISEKLGTKQKLITDIINAPQESWTPAQKDMIALQENIVLMDNLMSSLTLFLPLSVILPEDVPDSLKPYAGKPLNYLDVQKFREQMDSELNAIIKAKGQDIESYTQAEQAVVYLSFSITRLREKGQRSTQLKLIPDTVGQNEDWLSPWASVLAGKGSPQTAMLFEHWKKLAAAYHDGNAQEWLTASRELRAERGKSPFRTVSHITLELEHLYHRLAPFSVAFALYLVAAATLIGYLFLKSGTLLGLSLIPLLLGACFQWTGLAMRIAILQRPPVTTLYESILFVGAIAVVYALISFVFQRKPLWLALGAFSGILLGLLAFAHETDADSFVMLTAVLNTNFWLATHVLCITVGYAFCLITALLAHWILFLMLNGKTNEPPPDLFQKLHLAALLALLFCAVGTVLGGIWADQSWGRFWGWDPKENGALLLVLWLVWLMHGRISRQFSALVYTAGLAYLSAILAISWFGVNLLSVGLHAYGFTESAAWIFWGVLLGETLFALSAIIMVKINLKQPLAHES